The Delphinus delphis chromosome 2, mDelDel1.2, whole genome shotgun sequence genome contains a region encoding:
- the C2H14orf28 gene encoding uncharacterized protein C14orf28 homolog isoform X2: MKTLFEEIKASIKNNYNQDRSFWRPVLPWGGVFTIKAGRKAVSCTPLYVEIRLKNTCTIDGFLMLLYVILNENENFPRELSLHLGREFIDCFLYLMDTYSFTTVKLLWIWDKMEKQQYKSEVHKASLIIDLFGNEHDNFTKNLENLMSTIQESYCSNWRCPTRVQEDQQRTININPPQEIPHGNLIRLAVDELFCSRIELCEECGCGGLREFSQRVFCHGAPPFVVLNMQHWKSEDLAYVPYYLDLSDHKYLLEGATLFNKEEHHYSAAFQIDGHWMHYDGLRNVNLILLNKPPEFLLLSSLVYIRATEK; the protein is encoded by the exons ATGAAGACACTGTTTGAAGAGATCAAAgcatcaattaaaaataactataaccaAGATCGCTCATTTTGGAGACCTGTTCTTCCTTGGGGAGGTGTTTTTACTATCAAAGCTGGCCGCAAAGCAGTATCCTGTACACCACTCTATGTTGAAATAAGACTGAAAAATACCTGCACCATAGATGGATTCTTGATGTTATTGTATGTTATtctcaatgaaaatgaaaatttccccAGGGAACTCTCTCTTCATTTAGGTAGAGAGTTTATagactgttttctttatttaatggACACCTACAGCTTTACAACTGTGAAGCTACTTTGGATTTgggacaaaatggaaaaacagcaATACAAATCTGAAGTTCATAAAGCTTCATTAATAATTGATTTGTTTGGGAATGAGCATGATAATTTtacaaaaaatcttgaaaatctCATGTCGACCATACAAGAGAGTTACTGTTCCAACTGGCGATGCCCAACTCGAGTGCAGGAAGATCAGCAGCGCACAATTAATATAAA TCCTCCCCAAGAAATTCCACATGGAAACTTGATACGACTGGCTGTGGATGAGTTATTCTGTTCCAGGATTGAACTGTGTGAAGAGTGTGG GTGTGGTGGCTTAAGGGAATTTTCCCAGCGAGTATTCTGCCACGGGGCACCCCCTTTTGTTGTCTTAAATATGCAGCATTGGAAATCTGAAGATCTGGCATATGTACCCTATTACTTGGATTTATCTGATCACAa GTATTTGTTAGAAGGTGCCACACTGTTTAACAAAGAGGAACATCATTATTCTGCAGCTTTTCAAATTGATGGACATTGGATGCACTATGATGGCCTCAGAAATGTGAacttaattttgttaaataaacCCCCAGAGTTTCTCCTCTTGTCATCATTAGTTTATATTCGAGcaacagagaaataa
- the C2H14orf28 gene encoding uncharacterized protein C14orf28 homolog isoform X1: MKTLFEEIKASIKNNYNQDRSFWRPVLPWGGVFTIKAGRKAVSCTPLYVEIRLKNTCTIDGFLMLLYVILNENENFPRELSLHLGREFIDCFLYLMDTYSFTTVKLLWIWDKMEKQQYKSEVHKASLIIDLFGNEHDNFTKNLENLMSTIQESYCSNWRCPTRVQEDQQRTININPPQEIPHGNLIRLAVDELFCSRIELCEECGYLLEGATLFNKEEHHYSAAFQIDGHWMHYDGLRNVNLILLNKPPEFLLLSSLVYIRATEK; encoded by the exons ATGAAGACACTGTTTGAAGAGATCAAAgcatcaattaaaaataactataaccaAGATCGCTCATTTTGGAGACCTGTTCTTCCTTGGGGAGGTGTTTTTACTATCAAAGCTGGCCGCAAAGCAGTATCCTGTACACCACTCTATGTTGAAATAAGACTGAAAAATACCTGCACCATAGATGGATTCTTGATGTTATTGTATGTTATtctcaatgaaaatgaaaatttccccAGGGAACTCTCTCTTCATTTAGGTAGAGAGTTTATagactgttttctttatttaatggACACCTACAGCTTTACAACTGTGAAGCTACTTTGGATTTgggacaaaatggaaaaacagcaATACAAATCTGAAGTTCATAAAGCTTCATTAATAATTGATTTGTTTGGGAATGAGCATGATAATTTtacaaaaaatcttgaaaatctCATGTCGACCATACAAGAGAGTTACTGTTCCAACTGGCGATGCCCAACTCGAGTGCAGGAAGATCAGCAGCGCACAATTAATATAAA TCCTCCCCAAGAAATTCCACATGGAAACTTGATACGACTGGCTGTGGATGAGTTATTCTGTTCCAGGATTGAACTGTGTGAAGAGTGTGG GTATTTGTTAGAAGGTGCCACACTGTTTAACAAAGAGGAACATCATTATTCTGCAGCTTTTCAAATTGATGGACATTGGATGCACTATGATGGCCTCAGAAATGTGAacttaattttgttaaataaacCCCCAGAGTTTCTCCTCTTGTCATCATTAGTTTATATTCGAGcaacagagaaataa